actcgtttcaaatattatatatttaaatatattgaaaacggctaaaaacaAAAGTGAACACAAACCGAATCACTGTCCCACAGTCTACGTGAACGTCAATTATGCGCAGAAAGTAGATCCTTCATTCCCGCATCAGCAAACAATCGCTGTGAAACTGCTTATTTACACTCCAAATATGCTTCACATCCACCGAGTAATTAAATGAAACTTACCCGATGAGTTGAAGTGATCCAGCGAATCCCTGCGTCACCAATGTTAATATCCTTGCGCACTACTAGTTTGACGTCTCCACGCAAGTGAGTCAAGATTCCAcctggactgttttttttttttactcctgcaCGAGCCGAGCTGCTCATTAGAAGTGGAGAAGTGGATAGGGCCGCCCGGAGCTTTTCTCCTTGTTTGCCCGTCCCACTTGAGACACGCAAGCTCCTCACGTACTCGAACACAAGAGGATGCGTGGACCCTACAGTCTGTAGTACATCCCTGCGTGCATTTTACGCTTTCATTACTTGGGTGTTGTGTTTTGATGGGTAATTATCTTTTTCATGTGGTCTTTGACTTCTGTCACGACAGGtaacacccccccacacacacacccacacacacacccacacacaacacacacacacatatagaccAATCAGCACCTTTTTGACAGACACACTCCAATTCATGTCCACTCTCACTTGTGGTGACACTACACATGCACGTgcacccccaacacacacacacacacatgcacataagcacacaaacacactaagTGCTATGTCAACCCTAAGGAGGGGTGCAAATGCCAGACTGACAGCCAAAACCTGATGATTTATATTACACAGACATACATaatgtaacatactgtataacgcactgtgtcatctttgttattgtttatacagcataaagtgcttttagtaagcccGGCTGGGAATGCTTCATTTTGAGCATTAATGCTAACGAGCTGTGTTTTGTATGGACGTccaacgagtggttagctacaTTAAGTGCGACTTTTCACTTTATCCGCTTTATCTGCCCCCCTcctggtttcttttttttgcatgtttgtcacacacatttaaatattagtcagtgatagcacaacaaaatgaacaaacaaaatgtGGGGTTTAAATGAATCTTTTTtatgaagggggaaaaaaatcaaaacctacacggccctgtgtgaaaacatAGTTGTCCCAAGATTTaaacataacttaactgagatGAATTATAAGGCTTATAAAGCCATATCTACATctgtgggactccagcaaaccacagcaagagccattattcacaaatAGCAAAAGAAAGAACATGGCTGAACCTTCacaggagtggccagccaaccaaaattaccccaagcgCATAGCGACaactcattcaagaggtcacaaaagaccccacaacaacatccaaacaactgcaggcATCACTTTTCTTAGGTAAGGTCAGTGTTCAaaactccaccataagaaatgccagagttccaagaccaaaaccactgctgaacaaaaggCGTGGCctgccaaccaaaattaccccaagcaCACAGCGACaactcattcaagaggtcacaaaagaccctacaacaacatttttgtcacacttaaatgtttcagatcatcaaacacatttacatattaGTCAGTGATaactacatggccctgtgtgaaaacatAGTTGCCCCAAGATTTaaacataacttaactgagattaattatAAAGCTCATAAAGCCATATCTACATctgtgggactccagcaaaccacagcaagAGCCATTCTTCATAaatgtcgaaaaaaaaaacatggctgaacCTTCgcaggagtggccagccaaacaAAATTACTCCAAGCGCACAACAACaactcattcaagaggtcacaaaagaccccacaacaacatccaaacaactgcaggcATCACTTGTCTTAGGTAAGGTCAGTGTTCAaaactccaccataagaaatgccagagttccaagaccaaaaccaatgctgaacaaaaagaacattaaggctcgacttttcaaataaatacatcttgatggtcgccatttttttttcgaaaGGTCTTGCAAAATCTGTgttctgacaagacaaaagtttaacttttaAAAGGTTAAAAGTAACTTTTTAACAGGCTTAAAAGTAAGGTTGCATTttagaaaaacaacatgataataacagtaaaatatggtggtggtagtgtgatggtcttgggccgttttgctgcttcaggattttgacgacttgctgtgatgaatggaagcatgaattctgatGGTCATATACAGTCTCTgtgcatttatattatattatattattatataacaacatattattattatataatgacATTCAAAAGTCAATTATCCAAAGTAGTAGGCCTCTGGTGCAGATGAGTCTGTTAATTAGTACTGGGTTATTTTGCCCATTTTAAAACTTCTATACAAATTTCCATAGGCTGTATCATCTTGAAAAACACACAGATTAGGTCACGCCCACGTTGTTCGTTTTGAGAGCTTGGGAGCAAAGAACCGGACCACTGTGAAACTAAGACCCCCTGATTGTGTTaatgaatgttgttttctcTGTGTGCAGACACTATACTTAAGAGAAGGCAGTCTGGCATCCCTCTGGGAATGTAGGAAGTACGTTGGCATGAGGAGCCGGGGGCACCATGTAGAGCGCCATCACATGCATGGGATGAGTTTCAGACAGTTTCCAGATGTTTTTGGTGCCACTGAGGTGCTTTACTGAGTCGTAGTAGTTAGACATAAACAATATCGGTTTCAGTTTTGATATcatccaatgaatgaatgaatgaatgaacatattatgcttcttttactgtgatgccacAGGATGCATTCCATTATTTACTGATTGATTGCTTTTGTCCTGGGCATTTTGATGACGTTTTTCCTTGCATAAAAGCAACATGAGTGACTCATGTTGGTCCGGTATTGGACCTTATCTTGTATGTTTCTTAGCTGCCCTTTTAGTGTGATAATTTTATCATTCTATGACCTCATGTTATTTTAGATGggttgtgattggctcctggtaaagaaagagctaccattttgttgttgactcacaagtataatatatagtactatatagtagtatagtagtacagtaaacctcggatatatcggattcaattgttcccactggttttggccgatataagcaaaatccgttagatgcgtataccggaaaatgtccgttttacgcatatatcggatttatatccggtatatgcgtaaatcggattttatccgttataaaaaggcacttccttgactatgtttccaatgtacctggacgcgcaggcaacgctgcaaacgctgcaaatgacgtcgtatagcggcctgtcacgattcggcgaatcggagcgccacgatgcggccatccgatatatgcgagggaaatttaatggaaatgcattggaacgggactggagattttgtctgaaataggcgaaatccgttataaaaaatccgatatatgcaatgaatttttattgaaaatgcattacagaaaaattggttcttttttatctgtccgttgtgagcgaatttccgatatatccgagtccgatatatccgaggtttactgtatagtatatagtatagtatttaaACGATTAGCGTTCTGAAGTataggagatgtcacaagattagaacatgGTCATGAATTAGCCGGGGCTCAATGACACAACACAGCATTAACCTTTAGACAATACATAACTTTATTGAAAGTAGCAAAGCATTGTACGTCTTTTTTAACATGGGTAAGaccaaaaaatagaaaattctGTCTGAATTCCCCATCATAATTCAAGTATTAGTTCAAGTCGCATGGTTTCAGTCTTTAGAGTCTGTCACAACAGTACTCTGAGGTTTCAATATGGGACGGCACATCGATGTGGAAGATCTCCTGTGTGTCAGATGGAGGAGTCTCAGGAGGACTGTTGACTCCTGAGTCACTATCAGGATTGTACTGCATCACTTCTTTCGCTGTGTATTTGGCCTCCAGTACCTGGACAAGCGGGGGTGCGGGTGGGAGTGTAGCCTCAGTCTTGAGCTTGATATTTTTAAAGCGTTGCAGGCGAACCACATCCCTGTTCTCCCGTGAACATGGCAGTAGAGTGCACACGTCCTTGCGGAATTTGGAGCTCATACCGAAGTAGATGAGAGGGTTGTAGAAGCTGGCGGACTTGGCAAAGAGGCGGGTGAAGATGCTGGTTGTGCTTGGGACGTGGAAGCCCCAAGCCGACCACATGGACACGACTGCGTATGGCGACCAGGCCATGATGAAAGCAGTGCAAATGACTATGGCGATCTGGAGAGAGCAACATCAAAAACAGAAATGAAGTGAGTGTAATGGCCAGCTAATGGCCAGCAGGGGGCCACCACATAAGGCTATTGTattaaagcattcattcattcattttcgcagggggtgctggagcctatcccagctgtctttgggcgagaggcggggtacaccctggactggtcgccaatcaatcacagggcacatatagacaaacaaccattcacactcacattcatacctatggacaatttggagtcaccaattaacctagcatgtttttggaatgtgggaggaaaccggagtacccggagaaacagagatggccaacggcggaattgaaccctggtctcctagctgtggggtctttgcgctaaccactcgaccgccgtgccgccctgtattaaagcattcattcattcattttctaccgctttttcctcacaagggtagtggggggtgctggagcctatcccagctgtcttcccgaGAGGGCGAGAGgcacacccttgactggtcgccagccaatcacagggcacatatagacaaacaaccattcacactcacattcatacctatggacaatttggagtcaccgattaacctagcatgtttttggaatgtgggaggaaaccggagtacccggaaaaaacccacacatgcacggggagaacatgcaaactccacacagagatggccgagggtgtgaggtctgtgctctaaccactcggccgccgtgcagctcaaaatatcagttcttaacaaaaaaaagggagagaaaaCAGTacacaagcataactttcactttcacaaatGCAGCCGTATATAGTTAGCCAAAATAACCATGCCAccacataaacatgcaaactccacacagagatggccgagagtggaattgaaccctggtctcctagctgtgaggtctgtattaaagcagtgcttctcaattattattatttttcttcatgaagACTAATGCTAAGAaaaattttcacaaatatttattatttaccctTGTGACATCTCTCTCCACCTTCCTTTGCCGGGCGGTGATGTAACCATCCGCTGACATGGCGTTAGTGCTTTTCACAGTGTTGATGATGGAGATGTAGGAGAAGAGCATGATCATCACAGGGATGAAGAAGCAGAAGATGAGGATAGAGATGATGTAGGCCTTATGGATGGTGGAATAATTAGCTTTGGACCAGTCCACCTCACATGTTCCGTATCCTCGATCTGCAGATTATCGCacacatgaatatgaatatctatgaaggtgctgttttttttgtttttttttttaaagagacagACCTGTATAACTTCCCCAGCCCAGCAATGGTGCAGTGGACCAAAACGCTGCTCCGGTCCAGATGCAGATCAGTGATATTGCTATGGTGTTCATGGTGATGCAGCAACCtataaaccaaaaaacacaatcataCAACAGATGATGCAACTATGCTGTTCTTTGTTGCCGTGGGTTACAATGCAACATAAGAAAGTGCTCGGGGGACTACGCTGGCAGCGATACACGATAAATCCTATCCCACATGCGCCGCACATGTCGTTAGTTCAACCACCGATGTAAAAAGAGACAGATTTGTCTTTTATGAAcaaccacaaaaacacacacacacacgacactcTCATgcatgacacaaacacacaaatagaaACTGACTTTAAAGGAGCTTAATGACATGTTGGTATGCGGAGTCACATGACAAGCGCTGGTGGAAACAACCACCACAAGGTTGGTAATAAGGTTTTATTAGTTCTCTCAGGATCTAGTGGAATGTGAGGAtcgggggggtgagggggttgAGGGGGTTCGACCTTTGTTGGGATGGCATCCCTTGATGTATCTGGTCACACTGATTACAGTCAAGGTGTTGATGCTCGCCAGGCCAAACATCAGCGTGAAGAAACCGTCCACCTAGTCAGACACACATAAAGAAGATGTTAGAGATGTTAGAGATGGTGCTGAGGTGGGATGCTACTCTTTCAGTGGGCGGCCATATTGCCTAATGGGCAAACAGGTGATGCCAAATATGACTATGATAACAACTACGTCTCTCCATACACATCATATGTATacaaggtaatggtaatggtaatggtaatggtaatggttttatttcatttgaacatgcatcagattacaattgttacaattattgttatttattctaaattattcaaattatttgaacaaattactgtttacgttgtacattgttgttcatatttaatgtaatctatttattctccacattattatttattattacacgggagccaggcaacgacatttcgttggcaatttcactgctgtgttattgtgcaatgacaataaagaaagtctatgtctatgagtgcatcccataatcagttcacagttccacatgtccaaaaggagtaggaagaagcaaagcttattaaatcctacccctccatctggtacttttacaatcagtaactgttacgtttgttcacttcctgctttcctaatatagtttaaggtttttttttttgttttttgttccgTACCAAAGtagaaggtgatatgagcatccaatgacataatgtgtaccatagtagtgtcaatatagtgatatgtatagcacatcatgactggttcaagactcttcatccttgtatttagcaaacatcaactgcttgcatTGTTACATACATAGTTTGCTTATAGTTGTATGGAAGAATTTTATATAACCTTTGTATTAAATATAGTTACTGGATCATTTAGAGGTAAAACGGattttttggtatttatttGCCAAATGTAAATTGGATGATGTGTTATCTCATAAATGAAAGACAACAGTAAAAACAATGCATACAATTTATTTTGTAAGTGAATATAAATCATGTAAAATCCAGCTGTGTGTGCAAGTGCAAAAATAAGTGAACCTCTTCTGAGGTTCTTCATCTGTTAATTAGAAACCAGAatggaaataaatgttgcaCAAAATCAAGACACGAGAAGCTGCTGTTTTCATGCTCACTGAATttagttgttgattttttaGATTTTCGGATTGTTTGCGTGAAATCTTGCACAACTGCATttgaagaataataagaataattagGTCCAGGTATGATATCAATTGAATTATTGCAAACTTTTCCTATTTTGGAATGATATTGATATGATTTGGAATGATATCCTTTCTCTCTGCTGTGAACATGAatcctgcctagcaacaagtgactGTACATGTTTAATGTGAGCAGGAATATTTTTGGGTGGATGGTGTTTTTAGCTAGCCATGattaactatgaaaacattcacCAGAATGTATTGACTTTCAGttatgtgttgcttttttttcttttttccagatAAAAGACAGTATTTAGCATCATTCCCTGTTTGGCTAATGTTTCACAGCTGCATGTATTGAAAACATGACACATCAACacggacataaaaaaaaaacttgtcttTAAGACACTTGTAAATGTCAAACTAAgttccataaaaagctttctgaCAAGTTCACTGCTTGTTCTGAAAAGTAGATGAAAGAACAACACCCGTCCGGTCTTCAAGTCCACTGTTTGGAAAGACAAATGTTTGATTATCTTTTAATCCCGGCTCTCCTTAAAGGGAATGATACTACTGGGATTCCGTCTGGCTCTAACCGTGCAAGCCCTACGATCCCTGCTGTGGCGTTTTCAGGTGCATGGTCCACTTGAGGTCTTTTACTTGATCCCTTTCTTGATCTCTCCTAAATCCTATTAGTGTCCGTCATCACGTTTCCTTCACCCTCACATTGTGCAGATTACCGGGACTGTCTTGCATGTCTGATTTCACCtggatataatataatgtaatgtaatgtaatgtaatgtaatgtaatgtaatgtaatgtaatgtaatgtaatgtaatgtaatgtaatataatataatataatataatataatataatataatataatataatataatataatataatataatataatataatataatatagggcggcatggcagtctagtggttagcgcgcagacctcacagcgaggagactagggttcaattccacccatctctgtgtggagtttgcatgttctccccgtgcatgtgtgggttttcttcgggtactccggtttcctcccacattccaaaaacatgctaggttaattggcgactccaaattgtccataggtatgaatgtgagtgtgaatggttgtttgtctatatgtgccctgtgattggctggccaccagtccagggtgtaccccgcctttcgcccaaagacagctgggataggctccagcacccccacgaccctcgtgaggaaaagcggtagaaaatgaatgaatgaatataatcaaTTGATGTTAATCACGTCCACTTTGGTGGATGCAGGACACAAGCATTAATTTTCCatcatgatgtttttttcatttttttcccagtacCATTGAACTATTGTCTGGTAGATGGGATCACTACAAAGTTGAATTTTGGGGGGGTTCAGGAGGTCTTCTAGATAGAACTGATTTGTGCACCTTTATGTTCATGCAACAAACATCTCTGACAGGTGACATTCTGGTCAAAGAGTTTCCCCCGTGTAAAGGTCTTCACGTTTGTAATCTCATTACAGATTTAACCTTCAGCACACATGCAGCTACTCTCATAAtccctttcacacacacacattcacatgtgTACTCGCTCCATGCAAAAACACATTCCTTTTATTTGCTTTGTTGGTTGAGATtgactaatttaaaaaaaaacagatatcaATGAAAATCATGATGGTAATGTTGTTTTACCTGACAGGTCCAAATCCAAGTGATTAGAAAACCGTCATCCTTGAAGATGTTGAATATTTCCAGGATTCCTCTGGAGTAGCCGAATACTGAGATGCTGGCGTCCGAGATGGCGAGATTTAAAGTCAGGAAATCTGTCGGCTGCAGTGAGGATCTTTGTTTGTACAGAACAAAAATCACTAAACTGTTCCCGAACCAGGACAGCCATCCTGTGAAGGGATAGATCGGCATTGGAATCACATGAGGAAGAGTCGTAAGAATATTATTCTACACTGGACGGACGTCATGCATTACTCACGAGAGAGGttaaaatacagtacacctcATAATCATGAACCGTAATAAGTCTTTCATTAAAATACTAAGTAGACTTGTAGTGGACTTAGTTTAAGAAGTATATTACTAAGATTAAACAAGTATCAGCAATAAGCAGTTACTCACGATATATATATGAGAGCAGACCTACCTAATACCAGCAGGTAGACCCCAATGATGGTCTCTCCATGTTCAGACAGAGGAGGTTCCGTATGCAGATTACTCAAGTTGTTATTTCTCCACGGAATATTGACAACCTTCATGGGAAAACTCTTTATTGTTATTTCCATGGCTTGCACGTTGATGATACCAAGGCATGAATTCTAGCTGCACTCTCTTCTGTTGCCACCGGACACTCCTGTGATCCTCTAGTCCAGACGACCGGTCTGTTCGTTTTTAAATCCAGCTTAGACCCTGCCACTAATACCTCACCACTCAGCATCCCAATAATTGCAGCACTAATCCTATCTATTTGTTAACAAATAAGCAGATAgatgctttttttgggggggaaacccTAGTTGAGAGATAATTGGTTTGGTACCTGGGTCTTCAGTTGGGGACTTAaccagacaatttttttttctctacactACAAAATCATTTGGAGAAGTTCAAAACCGATATGTATCTTATAATATGACAAtagcattttaaataaaatacattcaccAAAATTCACCAACACGGATGCggttcctggacttcagctcagcattcaacacaaTCATCCATCCAGGACCTGTTATGCAAGTTGGAGccgctgggcctcaagacctccccgtgcaactggctgcttgacttcctcacgaatagaacccagtatgtcagagtgggcaacaacacatccagtgtcatctccctgaacaccggctcaccccagggatgtgttctcagccccctgttgtttaccctgatgacccatgactgtcgccccagatCACAGCAGCAACCgcatcctgaagtacgcggacgacacaacagttgtgggcctcattcaggacaacaacgaactggcttacatggaggaagtgaaacacctcgtggattggtgcaaggcgaacaacctggtcctgaacgttcacaaaacaaaagagatcatcgtcaacttcaggagatccagacccagccacactccactctgcatcaacgacacggccgtagaagttgtgaacgcaaccaagtacttgggggtgcacatcacagacaacctcggctggtcactccacgcctcctctctggcgaagaaggcacagcagcagcagcccctctacctgcccacacacacaaccaaaactgtaaattattgttatttattctaaattatttaaattatttgtacaaattactgtttacgctgtacattgttgttcatatttgatgtaatctatttattctccacattattatttattattacacaggagccaggcaacgacatttcgttggcaatttcactgctgtgttattgtgcaatgacaataaagaaagtctatgtctctATGTCTATTTGCCCTAATCAACCATTTATTATTGTGGGCCAATTAGCTGGTCCTGTGAGGCAAAtaggaatttaaaaaaacaaaacaaaaaaaacgttgaCGTTACATGGGCCCGCACTGCAGGTTCTGAAGGCCTGTatttacatgaaaacaaaaatttcaCATAGAATACTGGAAGCACACCAGTCAAGAAACACAGAGGATTGGTGATAAATTCATGCAAATTAGTAGAAAAAATtgtagaatttaatttaattatatttcatttatttaaattctattttataaattttatttaaattatattttataaattttatttaaattctattttataagttttaatttaatttaatttaatttaatttaatttaatttaatttaatttaatttaatttaatttaatttaatttaatttaatttaatttaatttaatttaatttaatttaatttaatttaatttaatttaatttaatttaatttaatttaatttaatttaatttaatttaattaagaatGCAATTTAATTCTAGAATAGGTCAGTGCCTCTGATAGTGTTTAAGCCAGTagaaaagtttttgtttttgtttttatgggtGGTTCCCCCCAAATCTTTGACAATTAAGTTATAAAACAAAACTtggttatattttttatattctcaCAGTATACTTTTAAAGTATCCTCTCTTTTAATGCTGATACATTCAAGTGAAGATCATTCTATGCATCCGTTTTAAgccctttgtgtgttttaggttttggatcatttccgCGTTTGGACGTTGCTGTACATTCGCCAcagcacaaatacacaaaaaaaccaAAGAAATATACACATCCTAAACCCAACTCCTCA
The window above is part of the Doryrhamphus excisus isolate RoL2022-K1 chromosome 20, RoL_Dexc_1.0, whole genome shotgun sequence genome. Proteins encoded here:
- the LOC131108000 gene encoding opsin-5-like — protein: MEITIKSFPMKVVNIPWRNNNLSNLHTEPPLSEHGETIIGVYLLVLGWLSWFGNSLVIFVLYKQRSSLQPTDFLTLNLAISDASISVFGYSRGILEIFNIFKDDGFLITWIWTCQVDGFFTLMFGLASINTLTVISVTRYIKGCHPNKGCCITMNTIAISLICIWTGAAFWSTAPLLGWGSYTDRGYGTCEVDWSKANYSTIHKAYIISILIFCFFIPVMIMLFSYISIINTVKSTNAMSADGYITARQRKVERDVTRIAIVICTAFIMAWSPYAVVSMWSAWGFHVPSTTSIFTRLFAKSASFYNPLIYFGMSSKFRKDVCTLLPCSRENRDVVRLQRFKNIKLKTEATLPPAPPLVQVLEAKYTAKEVMQYNPDSDSGVNSPPETPPSDTQEIFHIDVPSHIETSEYCCDRL